The Rhopalosiphum maidis isolate BTI-1 chromosome 2, ASM367621v3, whole genome shotgun sequence genome segment atatatgtgtaatgtGTTACAGTGAACAGTGAACACTAcgttgtgttatattattctatccgAAAGAACGTTCATCGAGAAGGTTCGATACGTTTCCCGAATGCTGCTCTAGCAGCCTTGTAGTCTCCTATATTTACCGCTACTAGTGacacacaatattttagttttcattactgtaatgatattattattatataaaatatataatacgaatattcGACAATGAGTTTATAGAATATTCTCAATTCTGATTTTctcgttatttttataccgtgtagtaagtttatttattcaaacgtctttttttgtttttatctatCTATAATGTCTCTGTTGTGTTAATATGTCCTATATGTGTAGGGaattttatataggtttaCTGGTTTACAGTTTAAAGTTTAccagtgaatattttaaagaattattatcgCTGAGCACTGGGTGGCGTTAACAAAACTTTTCCATTCTTTTCATCATAATCTAAAACAACATGGAGATAAAGTATGTGGGCCGTTAATAGAACAATTCagcattaaataaacaaaaccttGCCTATATATCaaacattaatactaaatagtatcaAAACTCgaacacaataaatacataagtacAAACACATTATGAATTCAATTTaaccttttaaattaaaataaaagaataaattgttaatgccattcaatatttatattatacatatatatataagtattaaaaacaacactaaataaataatagtctgataataatataatatttatctagttAATCtcaacaaaaattgtaattaatcggAAGAGattaccaataataatgaaataccgttttattttttgatactttattaattttttaagttttttaaacatcttttacatattatattttttcagacttTTTGTCTTTGTGCCTAAGCTTTATTGGATTATTATCGAAGATTGGACTCAGACTTTGATGCAACTATACGAGTGCGGAGTAGATAGTTGGTCCGGGaacacataatacaatattatatatatttaatattaattaaacactaatataatatttaaaaaaatatattttatataaataaaatatgaaaaattacttattactgtAGTGCGCATTAATCGTATTGATACTTAATGAatcttcttttttaaaagttcaaaatcTTTAATAAATCAGTGTAGACAGTATAGTTTTTGTCAtgaaaacatgatattataatattttaaagtatttgataagtaatgtttttgttatcattattcGTTGTTATCTATTTAATGACGATTAACGCCTAACGGTAATACTGGTATAAtggaatttattgtttattgaataaattataaattgactaCTCTACAAAAATAGTGGcatatttgcatatttgaatatttgcactcatcagtttttttaatcattaatcataattataatatattctgtaaTCTCTTTGCCCATACCGGTTCAAGTTGAAGTTCTTATTCGTGTTTATTTGTGAATAGTGTTAGGTAGACTAGACTGTAAcctaattataaagtaaaatcatcttatttaaatatgttcaaaaaatatttaatttttttgtagttagtaatgaattattttcccAAAAGTTTATTAGAAATGAATgggtataaattttttttatttggctgTTTATTTACATCTCTTACTTGGTCTCTAAGTTTGTATATGTATTGGAAACTTAACACTAGGCCCGAAAATTACtcaaatgtaaaattgtttcGAAAAGAAAATACTTATGAATATGTGAAAAAACAGAAATCTAAATACTTTAAGAATCATATGGACAAAAACGGTTTGTACATGCgcataacatataatacttatttaatacatacttatcttatttaaaattatttatcaaatttttttattaattattcttgtgTAGGTTTTAATGATTTAGGTATCATTAAAACTGATGACGATATGACCATTAGGGATAAAGGATACAAAGATCATGGTTTCAATGCTTTGGTTAGTTTGAGATTGGGTAATTATCGTGAGACATTGCCTGACACTAGGCATAAATTGTAAGTTAAAATTGAGTTTGATtgacttttgaaaaaaacaatttatacataggaatataatatttaattattttgtaacagATGTTCAACAATAAAGTATGATCAAAACTTGCCTGTtgctagtattataatttgtttttataatgaacATCCACAAGCTCTTTTCAGAACTATACAATCAGTAATTAGACGAACACCGAGAAAATTTTTACATGaagtgatattaattaatgattttagtgATTCAGGTtagtaaaatctaaaaataatttttaatatcattgttttgtatcattatttatttgcatttttattttagaaaatcttCATGAAATTGTTGACCAATACATACATGATGAATTATTACAGGGTATAGTCTATCttaaaaaaactgataaaagAGAAGGACTTATTCGTGCAAGATTATTTGGAGCTAATTTAGCAACTGGTCAAGTAATTAaaggatttaattattacttttataattgttattctattaatttatgtatacaaatatcaaaGAGCTTAAATATGCATTAGCTTAGGatatttgttgtataatgacatatgaaataattcaaataagagaaaatttccaaaaataaaaatgttaaacaattatacaataagaTTATAGTcacacataggtatataatataatcttcaaTTAGCAGTCAGTATCATGGGTATTATCTCGATacctaatgttttatatctCTGACCATCCATACTTgcccatttatttatttgattaatgatttaaaaataaaagaaggttgcctagtaaaataattataaagtacatTTGATCGTAAgattttttatgtgtatttttcaaaattatcaataactaACTAAggtattttaactgttttctttaattaaataatttttaaaatttggttaatttgttttatttaaacaggttttaatatttcttgacAGCCATGTTGAAGTAAATATTGATTGGATTCAACCACTTTTGACAAGAGTTCGTGATAATCGTACACAAATTATTGCtcctattattgatattattcaaccagatacatttgattataaatcatCTCCATTGGTGAGAGGTGGTTTTAATTGgggattaaattttaaatgggaTAGTTTACCAAAAGGTACTCTAATCACAGATAAAGATTTCATAAAACCAatcaagtaatatattatttaatgtataatattcaattaatattcaattaatattctaattcatatttattttaattgtaggaCACCTACAATTGCTGGAGGTTTATTTGCTGTGGATAGAGAGTATTTCAATGAAATTGGTCAATATGATTCCGGAATGAATATTTGGGGTGGAGAAAACTTGGAGTTATCATTTCGAGTAAGAAATAAATGATACCATGTCTAttctaaatgatttataatgcaTGAGTAAGTTATTTATCTTAGACATTTaagttaacttattttatattattttaattatttaaaatcattaaatatatatatgttttctttcatttatatttttaggtatggATGTGTGGAGGTTCTCTTTATATTGAACCATGTTCACGTGTTGGACATGTATTCCGGCAACATCGACCATACTCAGCTCCAAATCATGAAGACACAATGGCTAGAAATTCTTTGCGTCTTGCAAATGTTTGGATGGATAATTATAAAGTGAGTTAATAATGCTTAGTTTACTctgaaacttaaataaaataaatggcaGCTGATCTTATACACAAAAGTATGATTCACTGTACATGGTAGGTTTACAAATGGTTTACTTGATAGGGTTGAAAAATTAGTGTTGTCTGACCCTCGTTCAATGAAAACTGATTGTAGCCAGGATGTTTCTTAAGTTGAACAGTGTATAGTgatgtaatatgttatttaaaaaatatataatgatctactaactatatttaactatatttattctattttaaaatttgttgtaagaaactaataaatagtttgggttatatacatcaatatttttcattctaGTTATGAAGATAATCTTTTAGTTTAACTTTTTCATTAGGATTTATAGAAGTTCCTATTCCTCCATTAGTTgtcaagataattatttagatgcCACagctatttttttgtaatttatcataattgttCAATAGTCTGAGTATTTTTTGCAAAActagaattttcaaaaattcttgttgatttttatttggtaataattattgtacaatataataccttGGCGACAAcacaaatattctaatatgaCAGCTACACTAAGTTTGActatgtatgtgtgtaatgtgtatataagtaCATGTGTAAGTGATCATGCAAATGcagaataattatgataatgataataatattacctactcagtaataaaattggtattagtaaatatattagattacCAGTTTACTAAAccaaaattgttgaaaatcaTTGATTGTTGATACTTTcacaattataaacatataaataagttatatgaCTGTGATCacaatttattagattattttttctttttgtatatcacataccaaatttattttagttatctctaaattattttttaaaataataaaatactgtttcacagaaatttttcattaataaacgAATGGATCTACTGCGCTTAGACTATGGTGATGTGTCTGAAAGAAAAGCTTTACGTACCAAACTAGGATGCAACAATTTTGAATGGTACTTAGAAAATGTTTATCCTGAAATGTTATTACCTACTGATGAAGCCGATCGCcttaataaaaagttagaaaatgttgaaaaaccAGTTTTCCAACCTTGGAATAAACGAATTCGTAACTACACTGCAaagtttttagtaaatatttttatttttattcatatgatataaatgtataacaattgtTCTATTGATTTTAGATTAACTTGAGCAATACAAATTTGTGTATTCATCCAGCAAAAGGACACCAAACCAAAAATAGTAAACTTGTTCTCAGATCATGTATTACGAATAAAGAACAGgttggtaatttatttataattgtataaaactattgatttttaaaattcaagaaattattttagatatggTATGAAACCGATAAAGAAGAATTAGTTTTATCAAAACTTTTATGTTTGGATAGTGCTTCAGGAAATCCAATTATAGGAAAATGCAGTGAAACTGGAAGTTCTCAACGTTGGAAACACACAGATgatgtatgtttataaattaccaatatttaaattcaaaatctataaaataatatactttatcttACAATAGAAAGTtactatgttttaaattttgattgaaaACTTTACTTGTGCTTTGTACAGCAGTTATAACATGGAAATTTATGTGATAGGTTTGGTATGATCAAATCATAAAGTAACATTCTACTGTTTGTCAGtagtattttttcattacttaGTCTGCAAGCGCAAAATAGTATCGTTCTTCCTTAAAACAAagcatatatacaatttatagtcttagtaattagtatatacttaagttgacagaataattattgatcaAACTGAATCcatttcatctaaaaaatgattaatgattatacaaacaattcttaatttttttaacagtatattaaaattattatatttaataaaaaaaattgataaaataattttataaatttattatacgtttattgctggactataatatatgtatgttctatgtataactaaaataatagtatatttcataCTCTGTTAAAACTAACTACTGATTTTCATCAACATTTTTCTTAccaatttactaataattttactattatttaataataatttagtagttatgctataattaatatatttatgaaaactattaaaagaaaatgtaataagcatttttataaaacgtaatGTTTGATGccgtatcaattaaaaaaaatcattttgatcataataaatttgtaactttatttaataattaacaattaatatttaaacagacTTTAACACAATGTTGCTTTTGCATAGGAACAAAGAATTAATAGAAAACATAATGCACACTTAAAATGTgcttcttattaatttaacatatttaattttacatcaaGGATGTTatatatcacaaaataaaataagttcaatacatttatctaaaatattttcatattttaattttctgacAATGTACAGTAAAACAACATTGTAAGACTTAtatatttctgaaatatttcttttacctaatatttaaaactatagtaatttgttttttttttaattttgtaagttgatgtttttaagaatatatttttttttttttatagaagggaactgcattttataatttagctgCTGGAACATGTCTTAGTGTAAATGAGAAGAGGATAAATGCAGACGTTGTAATGAACATTTGTAATAACGAAAATTCATACAACAAATGGAATTTAGTTATTGTATGATTTGCAATATACTGAAAATGTTATTggatctataatattgtaattaacacAAACagtattatctatattgtatcgaacaaaaaccataaaaaacaaattttttaatatttttattttattataaatgtatatttaattatgaactttaatataatataatattaaacgtctatttatatctaattatttgatattttggaatttattatataattagtgggtatttaattactatgataatataaatatgtaaataccatacgtccaaattatataattgttattcactattgaattaatattaccttAGAATTTTACCATAAACAAGAAATATAACAACATCATTAacattgtaaacaatttaaaaaacattgtgCGTTTCTGAGTACTCTGTAACTTTGGAATCAATTAAAGTATCACATATTTGGTTTGGGTGATGCTTTAATGGGTCATTATTTAGATTAGGTAAATTTGTTATAGGTAATCCAATTTTGGCTGGGTCAGctagttttttcaaaaatgcaataataaattaatataatgtacattgtacattttgaaatggatcagatatttaataacatttcgcACATGTGATAAGTGCCaactattttagatattaaaaacattttataattatgaagaaatgacatcataaaattaactaaatgtataggtatcaaatttttaccaaatagttattgcataaaataggtatttaaattaattttgtaattaagaCTTTAAGAGTTTTAAGTCTtgtaaacaatgttttaaaatatggcaaaatatttaacattgttacttatcattaaaatatgtataatttttccaaatttaaacttgaaaatatctataaaaaatagttttatgtatttttttttaatattattactgtagagCTAGGATTTCTAtgcatttgcatgtttttttcCTTAAGTCAAAATTCATTGGTTGTCAGATATGTCTACAATATGGCTTATTCTTGATTAAatggtacaattttttttcgcatatacataataacataataatacatataattgcatacatatacatttttgagaatcttgttaatttttaatggtatttatttaatgaacgtctataattattggtttatttgtcgaattattgtaaatatactacctatctaaattaaaatggacATAATACCAAAGAAGAATAaggaatttaaacattttttttaaaaatgagtaaCATTATAAACGGTGATTATAAAACGGAAGAAATAGatcttaatattactttatatccGGGACACATCATGTCATTTAATTAAGCTCCAACAACATCGTGTTATGTGGAAAGGAGTTTCAGCCAATAAAAATCTTCGATTTAATCGcgtaattttttactaaaaatactagaagttttaaaatgttcatggtTTAAACAAAGttagtaaaattaagtattttaatacaaatataatagtagcTTATGTGGgatctttgtttttttttttgaattataaaaacaaatacatttttatcatcgaTGAATACTTCCCAGTGGCGGAAAACTTTGGGAAACGGACATTTTCATTACTTttcgatataaaaaaaaatcaggaataaaagaaatttgtaggcaaaaccaaattttttttttttagttgaactcaaaaacgaataactttagatacttgaaatgttcacaaaatatttatattagcatttcctaaatatgaataataatttcctaaatattttctttttgaactttttagtaatttgggtctataaatatctttttttaaaatacaatatatgtgtggaaactttgtttttatgaattattaagaattattaaacaagaaaaaaatgtatattgttactgttaaaacattatttactgttatttgttaaaacatttactgacagcataattaataaccatattaaaaatcaaacaatgtcataaaatatgaagaaaATATACCCTATGACAGTATTGTTGCAaagttatactaaaaatatgttgacaACATTATATCAGCATATTGTAGAAATATGATTTTCGCTGCCGAAACATTATGTGACAATATGTTgtcataaacaaaaacattaaaaatattctggaCAAAACCTTATCATAttccattaatatttaaaatttgcatGAAAcatgttgaaaatatattaaaaatataatatttctgtatAAGCATTAAGTGAATATAACAAGAAAGATTTAGAAAATTCGAGAATATTCTTGAATGACCAACTCCATAGAAACGAACGTTGTATTAAACTTTCAAaccttaacaataaaaattgaaatgttcataatttttttactaagtcAAGTCTAAAAGTACTAgaggtttaaaaaatgtcgaaGTGTtgacaaatattgtaaaaataatcattttaacttcaaatgcatataaaataaaattgtatcaatatatttcagtattttaatacagatataagtatataacagcAGCTTATGTGAGAACTTTggtgttttgaattattaagaattatatctatttaactAAAGttcttgaagttttaaaaattcagactTATTTCACTTCAATTACaatacttgattaaaaatcaagaaagtaaaaaaattgttgatttaaaatttccatAAATGGATCAAAAAGTATCagaataattagaaaatgctGATATAAACGTGTGTTGAGAATTCATTCCAGTAATTGTGTAAGgagaaatagttaatatacgaGTGATTATccgatgtaataaaaattaacacgtcttatagtaaattactaaattggTCAACTCAGAATCTCGtggtaaaacataatttaatatcgtcTACCTATGATattcctacataatataaagacatttaaaaaaagaaaatagtgacgtctaaatatatttatacaagcaTTCTGTGAAAATAACAAGAACGATTGAGAAAATTCGAGAATGTTCTAGAatgaactatttaataaagcCGTTGTATGAATAAGATTTTCAAaccttgtttataaaaattgaagatatacatatacatttttcacaaAGAATACtagaattttgaaaatgtttgtagTTTTGGCgaattttgtacaaaaataataattttaacttcaaaattcaaatgcatataaaaacaattgaacCGAAGTAGgtacttttagtatttaaatacaaatataagaaCAGCTTATGTGGaacatttacttttttgaattatcaaacaacaaataaatctttatagtacctatattttttctcagcctaatttaaaggtaaaaggagtttgaaaatatttgaggtattaatatattttagtattttaatattaatacagatataagtatataagatATGACAGCAGTTTATGTGGAAACtttgtttttatgaattatcaaacaagaaaaaaatgtatattgttactagagaaaaaaaattgttgatttaaaatgtccataaaaagatcaaaaaatatcaaaataattagaaaattattatgagtaGGAAATGCTGATATAAACGTTTGTTGAGAATTCATTGCAATAATGatttatggttttttgtttttgaattagaatcaaaaacaaaacattgttTGAGGAGAAACAGTTATTATACGAATGATTATctgaagtaataaaataattaacacttatttaaaaagtaaatgacTAAATCGGACAACAGAGAATCTcataatttacatacaaatgaaaacaaaaacaaaaaaaaaatataaacagtaaacactCGGCGAAAATAACGCGAAAGACGTAGAAAATTCGAGAATGTTCTATAACAGTATAGTGATTATTAAAACACCGTGTTAAATGTGTTGTGGTGAAGTAGGGGGACGGCGCGGCAGTCACAGCAGCGCTCGCGAAACGTATCGAACCTTCTAGAACGTTCCGtcgaatatatataaacgttagCAGCGCGGTGCCGGGCATcagtttgaattttgaagCGTACCAGTGCGATTGAGCGAACGAGACAGATACAATCTTGCGCTATTCACAGATTTTTCCAGTGCATTATTAAACACAAAGTGACTTAAATCGTTTTCGAGTTGTGCGCGTTATTTCTGTATacgttttagatttatttaatttctattcgTATTAATTTTACGTGAACAAAACCTGCAACCTTTTGGCGAAGAAATGGTCGGAAAGACGGCGATCGGTATCGACCTGGGTACCACCTATTCTTGTGTGGGTATCTGGCAACACGGAAAAGTAGAGGTGATCGCCAACGATCAAGGTAACAGGACCACTCCGAGTTATGTTGCGTTCACGGACACCGAACGGTTGATCGGCGACGGGGCCAAGAACCAGGTGGCCATGAATCCCGTGAACACGGTGTTCGACGCCAAACGTTTGATCGGACGTCGTTTCGACGACGAAAAGACGCAAGCGGACATCAAACACTGGCCGTTCAAAGTGATAAACGATTG includes the following:
- the LOC113553653 gene encoding polypeptide N-acetylgalactosaminyltransferase 35A-like; protein product: MNYFPKSLLEMNGYKFFLFGCLFTSLTWSLSLYMYWKLNTRPENYSNVKLFRKENTYEYVKKQKSKYFKNHMDKNGFNDLGIIKTDDDMTIRDKGYKDHGFNALVSLRLGNYRETLPDTRHKLCSTIKYDQNLPVASIIICFYNEHPQALFRTIQSVIRRTPRKFLHEVILINDFSDSENLHEIVDQYIHDELLQGIVYLKKTDKREGLIRARLFGANLATGQVLIFLDSHVEVNIDWIQPLLTRVRDNRTQIIAPIIDIIQPDTFDYKSSPLVRGGFNWGLNFKWDSLPKGTLITDKDFIKPIKTPTIAGGLFAVDREYFNEIGQYDSGMNIWGGENLELSFRVWMCGGSLYIEPCSRVGHVFRQHRPYSAPNHEDTMARNSLRLANVWMDNYKKFFINKRMDLLRLDYGDVSERKALRTKLGCNNFEWYLENVYPEMLLPTDEADRLNKKLENVEKPVFQPWNKRIRNYTAKFLINLSNTNLCIHPAKGHQTKNSKLVLRSCITNKEQIWYETDKEELVLSKLLCLDSASGNPIIGKCSETGSSQRWKHTDDKGTAFYNLAAGTCLSVNEKRINADVVMNICNNENSYNKWNLVIV